The following are from one region of the Aquipuribacter nitratireducens genome:
- a CDS encoding class I SAM-dependent methyltransferase: MSRIRAGAAAGAAVLVVVLVVLTVTGVLGAGDALVVLALAAVAGLQLWVLRRAGATYRVGSRARGDVRTLSRALAALDRRVAALAARDNATALAPRLEEVSAAVAELRLSLDSLAGATQADLRLLADDTTRLADRVESAVREAGESHAAAVERSSTDVLAAVRETREAQAGVVPAVTRQLQTEYRQVSALQQLDKLLPGGHLLHSHARGWAASPDVLLTLLEEVDRRARTGPVTVLECGSGVSTVYLAALLEQLGTGGRVVALEHEETFRDHTLEELARTEVQGSADVRLAPLERVRTPSGEEVVWYSPAAFADLHDVAVVFVDGPPELTADCARYPALPLLRDRLAPDAVLLLDDAARPAERAAVERWVEEEGALAETLPYHEKGCVRVTLGGA, from the coding sequence GTGAGCCGGATCCGGGCGGGGGCCGCGGCCGGTGCCGCCGTCCTCGTCGTCGTGCTCGTTGTGCTCACCGTCACGGGCGTGCTCGGCGCCGGTGACGCCCTCGTCGTCCTCGCGCTCGCCGCCGTCGCGGGCCTCCAGCTGTGGGTGCTGCGCCGCGCGGGCGCCACGTACCGCGTCGGTTCCCGGGCACGGGGCGACGTCCGCACCCTGTCCCGCGCCCTCGCCGCCCTCGACCGCCGCGTGGCCGCCCTCGCCGCCCGCGACAACGCGACTGCCCTCGCGCCCCGGCTCGAGGAGGTCAGCGCGGCCGTCGCAGAGCTGCGCCTGTCGCTCGACAGCCTCGCCGGCGCGACGCAGGCGGACCTGCGCCTGCTCGCCGACGACACCACACGCCTCGCGGACCGCGTCGAGTCGGCCGTGCGCGAGGCGGGCGAGTCCCACGCCGCCGCCGTCGAGCGCAGCAGCACGGACGTCCTCGCCGCCGTGCGGGAGACCCGTGAGGCCCAGGCCGGCGTGGTGCCGGCCGTCACACGGCAGCTGCAGACGGAGTACCGGCAGGTCTCCGCCCTCCAGCAGCTCGACAAGCTCCTGCCCGGCGGGCACCTGCTCCACAGCCACGCCCGCGGGTGGGCCGCCTCCCCCGACGTGCTCCTCACGCTGCTGGAGGAGGTCGACAGGCGCGCCCGCACCGGACCCGTCACGGTCCTCGAGTGCGGCAGCGGGGTCTCGACGGTCTACCTCGCCGCCCTGCTCGAGCAGCTCGGCACCGGGGGCCGGGTGGTCGCGCTCGAGCACGAGGAGACCTTCCGGGACCACACCCTCGAGGAGCTGGCCCGCACCGAGGTGCAGGGCAGTGCCGACGTCCGGCTCGCCCCGCTGGAGCGCGTGCGCACCCCCTCGGGCGAGGAGGTCGTGTGGTACTCACCCGCCGCGTTCGCCGACCTCCACGACGTCGCCGTCGTCTTCGTCGACGGACCGCCGGAGCTCACCGCGGACTGCGCCCGCTACCCGGCCCTCCCGCTGCTGCGGGACCGACTGGCCCCCGACGCCGTCCTCCTGCTCGACGACGCCGCGCGGCCCGCGGAGCGCGCGGCGGTCGAGCGCTGGGTCGAGGAGGAGGGCGCGCTCGCCGAGACGCTGCCGTACCACGAGAAGGGCTGCGTGCGCGTGACCCTCGGAGGCGCCTGA
- a CDS encoding FkbM family methyltransferase, with protein MEQGTGAVAAGLTTVRADGVEYLMALPDRGTDYIQRSIADTGAPYEARMLRAMAQWAGEGDLVVDAGANVGNHTVFLAAVRGCRVLAIEPDPHLCAAVERSVAANDLAHLVRVECAGLGAEAGLGRLVVGSGANVGAQRLEVGDGGVPVTTLDALLAGEAVHVVKIDVEGMEWEVLRGAERTLAEHRPVLFVEAAEPGGLARLSAWLRERGYAYVDTFNATPTHLFVRDDHPRLLPELIERHERAVRDRLELEARSRSAEQRLAVARRALARPRVPADGAVGDGAPGDGGASVSTAAALGRHAQERLRAALGREERALVALREAVGEVERLVEESERQRADLERAAHRLATLRRSRLLRSAAALRRTGSARDVVTLPARLLRAMRPVAVPAPAATVAGAPPTSRAVPQGARGGTSTREVDERLAVLATTIAAGPRSDGPDGPRVAVVAAASVGGVLAPACALTMLSQGGWRDEVALASPELVVVAGTGAPAYGGWPDAEGVELLAWAGPAGVPVVHWRGSDDPPVWVQAVPATLDLPPAVDLHVHGPVAASPRARTGVVVVGAGPDAEVLRDRVEAAGAAARLLAPAMRLDPGVGRKTAVIVIHPSVGPHADQLVVQALACGAAVVAERHGGALDDLLADVLAGDSTPGRLAALAADDRRRAVQRARALTAVAHDHTGLRRLQQLAAAAGAALPAPSGARVLALLAPPDAAAAERLVATVARQADVRVPVVALAAGDAARVLSEGLPDAVVLGEPDDVAAVVAERLLVDVDLVAVLHEDDRYGEDYLSGLALGRLCSDGEVFGKADPGAPDFVVARRLPVRRSATAAGYAHHVDWADALLRRDDAEIVSGRCVVLDAEGYQQGVDR; from the coding sequence GTGGAGCAGGGGACCGGAGCGGTCGCCGCGGGTCTGACGACCGTCCGCGCCGACGGCGTCGAGTACCTCATGGCGCTGCCGGACCGCGGCACGGACTACATCCAGCGCTCCATCGCCGACACCGGCGCCCCCTACGAGGCGCGCATGCTCCGGGCGATGGCGCAGTGGGCGGGTGAGGGCGACCTCGTCGTCGACGCCGGGGCGAACGTCGGCAACCACACGGTGTTCCTCGCGGCGGTCCGCGGCTGCCGGGTCCTCGCGATCGAGCCGGACCCGCACCTGTGCGCCGCGGTCGAGCGGTCCGTCGCGGCGAACGACCTCGCCCACCTCGTCCGCGTCGAGTGCGCCGGGCTCGGCGCCGAGGCCGGGCTGGGGCGCCTCGTCGTCGGGTCCGGTGCGAACGTCGGCGCGCAGCGGCTCGAGGTGGGCGACGGCGGCGTGCCCGTGACGACGCTCGACGCCCTCCTCGCCGGCGAGGCCGTGCACGTCGTCAAGATCGACGTCGAGGGCATGGAGTGGGAGGTGCTCCGCGGGGCGGAGCGCACGCTCGCCGAGCACCGGCCCGTGCTGTTCGTCGAGGCCGCCGAGCCGGGCGGCCTCGCGCGCCTGTCGGCGTGGCTGCGCGAGCGCGGCTACGCCTACGTCGACACGTTCAACGCCACGCCCACCCACCTGTTCGTCCGCGACGACCACCCGCGGCTGCTGCCCGAGCTCATCGAGCGGCACGAGCGCGCCGTCCGGGACCGGCTCGAGCTGGAGGCACGCTCGCGCAGCGCCGAGCAGCGCCTCGCGGTGGCGCGTCGCGCGCTCGCCCGTCCGCGCGTGCCCGCGGACGGCGCTGTCGGCGACGGCGCTCCCGGCGACGGCGGCGCGAGCGTGTCGACGGCTGCGGCCCTCGGGCGCCACGCGCAGGAGCGGCTCCGCGCGGCTCTCGGGCGCGAGGAGCGTGCGCTCGTGGCCCTGCGGGAGGCCGTCGGCGAGGTCGAACGCCTCGTCGAGGAGTCCGAGCGGCAGCGCGCCGACCTCGAGCGCGCGGCCCACCGGCTCGCGACCCTCCGCCGCTCCCGGCTGCTGCGCTCGGCGGCCGCGCTGCGCCGGACCGGCAGCGCCCGCGACGTCGTGACGCTGCCCGCCCGCCTGCTCCGGGCGATGCGACCGGTGGCCGTCCCGGCGCCCGCCGCGACGGTCGCCGGGGCGCCGCCGACGTCCCGGGCCGTGCCGCAGGGCGCGCGCGGGGGCACGAGCACCCGTGAGGTCGACGAGCGGCTCGCGGTGCTCGCGACGACCATCGCGGCCGGACCCAGGAGCGACGGTCCCGACGGGCCGCGGGTCGCCGTGGTCGCGGCCGCGTCCGTCGGCGGGGTGCTCGCCCCGGCGTGCGCGCTCACCATGCTGTCGCAGGGGGGGTGGCGCGACGAGGTGGCGCTCGCCTCGCCCGAGCTCGTCGTCGTCGCGGGCACCGGCGCGCCCGCGTACGGCGGGTGGCCCGACGCCGAGGGCGTCGAGCTGCTCGCGTGGGCCGGGCCGGCGGGCGTGCCGGTCGTCCACTGGCGGGGGAGCGACGACCCGCCCGTGTGGGTGCAGGCGGTGCCCGCGACGCTCGACCTGCCCCCCGCGGTGGACCTGCACGTTCACGGCCCCGTCGCCGCGTCCCCCCGCGCGCGGACCGGGGTCGTCGTCGTCGGCGCCGGGCCCGACGCCGAGGTGCTGCGGGACCGGGTCGAGGCCGCGGGCGCCGCGGCGCGCCTCCTCGCACCGGCCATGCGGCTGGACCCCGGCGTGGGCCGCAAGACGGCGGTGATCGTGATCCACCCGTCCGTCGGACCGCACGCCGACCAGCTCGTCGTCCAGGCGCTCGCCTGCGGCGCCGCCGTCGTCGCCGAGCGGCACGGCGGTGCCCTCGACGACCTCCTCGCCGACGTGCTCGCGGGTGACAGCACCCCTGGCCGGCTCGCCGCGCTCGCCGCCGACGACCGTCGACGAGCCGTCCAGCGCGCACGGGCCCTCACCGCCGTGGCGCACGACCACACGGGCCTCAGGCGCCTGCAGCAGCTGGCCGCGGCCGCGGGTGCGGCTCTTCCGGCGCCCTCCGGCGCACGCGTCCTCGCGCTCCTCGCGCCGCCGGACGCGGCCGCCGCCGAGCGGCTCGTCGCGACCGTCGCGCGGCAGGCGGACGTCCGGGTGCCGGTCGTCGCCCTCGCCGCCGGCGACGCCGCCCGCGTGCTGTCCGAGGGCCTGCCCGACGCCGTGGTGCTCGGAGAACCCGACGACGTGGCCGCGGTGGTGGCCGAGCGGCTGCTCGTCGACGTGGACCTCGTGGCCGTGCTCCACGAGGACGACCGCTACGGCGAGGACTACCTGTCCGGGCTGGCGCTGGGTCGGCTGTGCTCCGACGGCGAGGTGTTCGGCAAGGCCGACCCCGGCGCGCCCGACTTCGTCGTCGCCCGCCGGCTCCCGGTCCGCCGCTCGGCCACCGCTGCCGGGTACGCCCACCACGTCGACTGGGCGGACGCGCTGCTGCGGCGGGACGACGCCGAGATCGTGTCGGGACGGTGCGTCGTGCTCGACGCGGAGGGCTACCAGCAGGGGGTCGATCGATGA
- a CDS encoding glycosyltransferase, translated as MTGPVFRNDWRSLRPPELGRWTPRRTVSVVVPAYDCADTLPLTLAALSEQSYPQDLLEVLVVDDGGAVPVRLAGPRPAGTRVVATDPRHGWGSAAARQTGAEHATGEVVLWLDSDMLPFREHVEAQVRWHEVADDVVTLGYKRFVDAPLATPAEVVRRVRAGQEEALVDASVPRLPHDWIEAIVDRTCGLAEAGWDAFRVLVGATASVRADLLAASGGLDVSLKLAEDSEAGYRLYNQGAVFVPEPRAAAFHLGPSTVMTTKERVIAYNRPHVAQRMPLPRFRRRAQGPLWDVPVVAVGVDVTAHCIDPSGVDALVATLLAVAGGPLHDFQVRLAGPWRTLDEGRWSPLRDDRMPFRLVREYVRADPRFVLVDGPDAMAGTDPAVPFVTRLPAGARLGPQALERVVDTMVRTDLGLLAATVGGAVDPGLRVHRVAALNRARRLSGSATPGDDVVSAVSGGRWFRGEDLDVHAVDVPVSA; from the coding sequence GTGACGGGTCCCGTCTTCCGCAACGACTGGCGCAGCCTCCGGCCACCGGAGCTCGGGCGGTGGACGCCCCGGCGGACCGTCAGCGTCGTGGTCCCGGCGTACGACTGCGCGGACACCCTGCCCCTGACGCTCGCGGCGCTGTCGGAGCAGAGCTACCCGCAGGACCTCCTCGAGGTGCTCGTGGTGGACGACGGCGGCGCGGTGCCGGTCCGGCTCGCCGGCCCGCGGCCGGCCGGCACCCGCGTCGTCGCGACCGACCCCCGCCACGGCTGGGGCAGCGCGGCGGCCCGGCAGACCGGCGCGGAGCACGCGACCGGCGAGGTCGTGCTGTGGCTCGACTCCGACATGCTGCCGTTCCGGGAGCACGTCGAGGCGCAGGTCCGCTGGCACGAGGTGGCCGACGACGTCGTGACCCTCGGGTACAAGCGGTTCGTCGACGCTCCCCTCGCCACGCCGGCGGAGGTCGTCCGGCGCGTGCGGGCCGGGCAGGAGGAGGCGCTCGTCGACGCGTCGGTGCCCCGCCTGCCCCACGACTGGATCGAGGCCATCGTCGACCGGACGTGCGGTCTCGCGGAGGCGGGGTGGGACGCCTTCCGCGTCCTCGTGGGCGCGACGGCGTCGGTGCGGGCCGACCTCCTCGCGGCGTCGGGCGGGCTCGACGTCTCGCTCAAGCTCGCCGAGGACTCCGAGGCCGGCTACCGGCTGTACAACCAGGGTGCGGTGTTCGTGCCGGAGCCGCGCGCGGCGGCCTTCCACCTCGGTCCGTCCACCGTCATGACGACGAAGGAGCGGGTGATCGCCTACAACCGCCCCCACGTCGCGCAGCGCATGCCGCTCCCGCGGTTCCGGCGCCGTGCGCAGGGGCCGCTGTGGGACGTCCCGGTCGTCGCGGTCGGCGTCGACGTCACCGCTCACTGCATCGACCCGTCCGGCGTCGACGCGCTCGTCGCCACCCTCCTCGCGGTGGCGGGCGGCCCGCTCCACGACTTCCAGGTCCGCCTGGCCGGGCCGTGGCGCACCCTGGACGAGGGGCGCTGGTCCCCGCTGCGGGACGACCGCATGCCGTTCCGGCTCGTGCGCGAGTACGTGAGGGCCGACCCCCGCTTCGTCCTCGTCGACGGTCCGGACGCCATGGCCGGCACCGACCCGGCGGTCCCGTTCGTCACGAGGCTGCCGGCCGGTGCCCGGCTCGGTCCCCAGGCCCTCGAGCGGGTCGTCGACACCATGGTGCGCACCGACCTCGGGTTGCTCGCCGCGACCGTCGGTGGGGCCGTCGACCCCGGCCTGCGGGTGCACCGGGTCGCAGCGCTCAACCGGGCGAGGCGGCTCAGCGGCAGCGCCACGCCGGGTGACGACGTCGTCTCCGCCGTCTCCGGGGGCCGGTGGTTCCGTGGCGAGGACCTCGACGTCCACGCCGTCGACGTCCCGGTGAGCGCCTAG
- a CDS encoding glycosyltransferase, with protein MNGDPRPGVTVVVPCYQAGGTVLECLESLRHQRLPRAAFDVVVIHNGPPDPAEQLVRRMARRYPTFGLTQRRSPEGAAAARNVGIEASDREHVTFVDHDDVVTPNYLRGLLEAAGPGVVATAQLADRDPRGGALPESDLSRALRAAAGHERQVGSLPQVIGYSVGKLVPRAWLDTVRFDPSLRSGEDVEFYHRLFRDHPARLLVTPPGEDCTYVRTVRTGSLGRREVSWGFSVEERLAVVARLHAARDPDRAPGPLLATALAGQAWHMNRYLRLHPQDRTTVVDAVLDLGVTYFPFPSLNRSMARAATLAYRFSPYAGPAHEPLVRLLEERGEVHDVLQADLDGHHPPSWQWRDRTNRHLDERVLLAVTDPADRSPAAVEAYVERLVEAVRERAARKRYDTLVCTTERVEDVLACRRLRGILPGVRWVCLDAGPASDPSLDRADLAEVDDLVVAGAD; from the coding sequence GTGAACGGGGACCCGAGGCCCGGCGTCACGGTCGTCGTGCCGTGCTACCAGGCGGGCGGCACGGTCCTGGAGTGCCTGGAGTCGCTGCGGCACCAGCGCCTGCCCCGCGCGGCCTTCGACGTGGTCGTCATCCACAACGGCCCCCCCGACCCGGCCGAGCAGCTCGTGCGGCGCATGGCCCGCCGGTACCCGACGTTCGGGCTCACCCAGCGCCGGTCACCGGAGGGCGCCGCGGCCGCCCGCAACGTCGGGATCGAGGCGAGCGACCGCGAGCACGTGACGTTCGTCGACCACGACGACGTCGTGACCCCCAACTACCTCCGCGGTCTCCTCGAGGCGGCAGGCCCCGGCGTCGTCGCCACGGCCCAGCTCGCCGACCGCGACCCCCGGGGCGGGGCGCTGCCGGAGTCCGACCTGTCGCGGGCGCTGCGCGCCGCCGCCGGGCACGAGCGCCAGGTCGGCTCCCTGCCGCAGGTCATCGGGTACTCCGTCGGCAAGCTCGTCCCCCGCGCGTGGCTCGACACGGTCCGCTTCGACCCCTCGCTGCGCAGCGGGGAGGACGTCGAGTTCTACCACCGCCTCTTCCGCGACCACCCGGCGCGGCTCCTCGTCACCCCGCCCGGCGAGGACTGCACGTACGTGCGGACGGTGCGGACTGGCTCCCTCGGGCGCCGCGAGGTCTCGTGGGGGTTCAGCGTCGAGGAGCGGCTCGCCGTCGTGGCGCGCCTCCATGCCGCCCGGGACCCCGACCGCGCGCCGGGGCCGCTCCTCGCGACGGCGCTCGCCGGTCAGGCCTGGCACATGAACCGCTACCTGCGCCTGCACCCGCAGGACCGCACGACCGTCGTCGACGCCGTCCTCGACCTCGGCGTCACGTACTTCCCGTTCCCGTCCCTCAACCGCTCCATGGCGCGCGCCGCGACCCTCGCCTACCGGTTCTCGCCCTACGCCGGGCCCGCGCACGAACCCCTCGTCCGGCTGCTCGAGGAGCGCGGTGAGGTGCACGACGTCCTGCAGGCCGACCTCGACGGGCACCACCCGCCGTCGTGGCAGTGGCGCGACCGCACCAACCGCCACCTCGACGAGCGGGTCCTGCTCGCCGTCACCGACCCGGCCGACCGCTCACCCGCGGCCGTCGAGGCGTACGTCGAGCGGCTCGTCGAGGCAGTGCGGGAACGCGCGGCGCGCAAGCGGTACGACACGCTCGTCTGCACGACGGAGCGGGTCGAGGACGTCCTCGCCTGCCGGCGGCTCCGCGGGATCCTCCCGGGCGTCCGATGGGTGTGCCTCGACGCCGGGCCGGCGTCGGACCCCTCGCTCGACCGCGCGGACCTCGCCGAGGTCGACGACCTCGTCGTGGCGGGCGCGGACTAG